The following coding sequences lie in one Fusarium poae strain DAOMC 252244 chromosome 1, whole genome shotgun sequence genomic window:
- a CDS encoding hypothetical protein (BUSCO:4603at5125): MTPSPVTSQALEPRHPKPSQTVSVNISEGSQSQRSRRFQLEVSECVETKTVTTTTRLTRKFPHVFVRDPVPLENLDTKEYPLAMKPTPPELIEFSYNMPGALETDDEGEDEPTDTQMTYSNGHSTPGRMKAESPQESNTLIRVPKHRSQSPSEGYPRRSRASRASPTDSPESAATSNLRRLPRSNPLNAVSDKLRRSIAHGSSRREGERSSRAPSGFLATPDTSEVVGSSDRSARRRLSHHERQHSPEASSSAVSPHYEATSPGESDSHTVFSSNVATPPITDADAEPFADIDGSLQQPVRPFNPRPSIDVVAAQDASLPSPRLSPTLAAAQLHTTETEDEGQSSFQTSNSDPSRWVEESQLTEDDSSTALVPAGHPQDDYALARSGGSPHVVDTQTLLEAFDSMKTEMKTFMMYQFLRRCPRPTLRVVANAVNPALKCDFLRQLPLELGYTVLSHLDHRDLCRAAQVSKHWRNLVDRNETGWKELFDRDGYRLPPGELHKASIQGWGWQDPVGASGYEKDLSMRSRLTSTEHELTRTLRQDTASKSRASKRKRALNTYSAAERSKRRASAQEAVTREESKSQPEVRQHPSEGPLSAASAAINAVPDPQIGLPSLREFHLYKSLYRRHHMIRKSWTSGEVKPGHVAFAAHPRHVITCLQFDEDKIITGSDDTLIHIYDTKTGKLRKKLEGHEGGVWALQYEGNMLVSGSTDRSVRVWDIERGLCQQVFYGHTSTVRCLQILMPTETGRDSGGHAIMQPEKPLIITGSRDSQLRVWRLPEVGSRRYIQTGPPAHESDCPYFIRVLAGHTHSVRAISAYGDTLVSGSYDSTVRVWRISTGEALHVLHGHTQKVYSVVLDHERNRCISGSMDSLVKIWDLATGACLYTLEGHSLLVGLLDLRDERLVSAAADSTLRIWDPENGKCRNTLMAHTGAITCFQHDGRKVISGSEKTVKMWDVRTGECVQDLLSDLSGVWQVKFDERRCVAAVQRDQLTYVEILDFGAVRDGKPPEELGKRILLNEPEVRAMIEEEA, encoded by the exons ATGACACCGTCACCCGTGACTAGTCAGGCTCTCGAGCCTCGTCATCCCAAACCCTCACAAACAGTCTCTGTAAACATATCTGAAGGCAGCCAGAGCCAGCGATCTCGTCGGTTCCAGCTCGAGGTTAGTGAGTGTGTCGAGACTAAGACTGTTACGACCACTACTCGTCTCACACGCAAGTTCCCCCACGTCTTTGTTAGGGATCCTGTGCCCCTCGAAAACCTCGATACAAAAGAATACCCTCTTGCCATGAAGCCTACTCCTCCTGAACTTATCGAGTTTTCTTACAATATGCCTGGTGCACTCGAGACCGACGACGAAGGCGAGGATGAGCCTACCGACACCCAA ATGACATATAGCAACGGTCATTCCACCCCTGGCCGAATGAAAGCCGAATCCCCTCAAGAATCGAATACCCTCATCCGAGTGCCTAAGCACCGATCACAATCTCCTTCCGAAGGCTATCCCCGACGCTCCCGGGCCTCAAGAGCCAGCCCTACAGACTCTCCCGAATCCGCAGCTACATCGAACCTTCGGCGATTGCCTCGATCAAACCCACTCAACGCTGTTTCGGACAAGCTTCGTCGCTCTATAGCTCATGGGTCCAGTCGACGAGAAGGAGAGAGGTCATCTAGAGCGCCTTCTGGATTCCTTGCTACCCCTGATACCTCGGAAGTTGTTGGCTCATCTGACCGGTCAGCTCGTCGACGTTTGTCACACCATGAACGACAACACTCCCCCGAGGCATCTTCGTCCGCTGTTAGCCCCCATTACGAAGCCACCAGCCCTGGTGAAAGTGATTCCCACACCGTCTTCAGCAGTAACGTGGCTACCCCACCAATTACCGACGCCGATGCAGAACCATTTGCAGACATTGACGGATCCCTTCAGCAACCTGTTCGTCCTTTTAACCCCAGACCCAGTATCGATGTTGTTGCTGCCCAAGATGCTAGTCTTCCTAGTCCTAGACTGTCGCCTACTTTAGCAGCCGCTCAGTTACATACCACCGAAACCGAAGATGAAGGCCAGTCCAGTTTCCAGACATCAAACTCGGACCCCTCTCGCTGGGTCGAGGAATCACAACTCACAGAAGATGATTCTTCGACCGCACTAGTCCCCGCTGGCCATCCCCAGGATGACTACGCACTTGCCCGGTCTGGTGGATCTCCTCACGTCGTCGATACTCAAACTCTGCTCGAGGCCTTCGACTCGATGAAAACCGAAATGAAGACATTTATGATGTATCAATTCCTTCGCCGATGTCCTCGCCCTACTCTTCGAGTTGTCGCCAACGCTGTCAACCCTGCCCTCAAATGTGATTTCCTTCGACAGCTACCTCTAGAGCTTGGGTACACTGTTCTGTCCCATCTCGACCACCGGGACCTTTGCCGAGCTGCGCAGGTCTCCAAGCACTGGCGCAATCTTGTCGACCGCAACGAGACCGGCTGGAAGGAACTGTTTGACCGTGATGGCTACAGGCTCCCCCCTGGCGAGCTTCACAAGGCCTCCATTCAGGGTTGGGGGTGGCAAGACCCTGTTGGCGCTTCTGGTTACGAGAAGGATTTGAGTATGCGAAGCCGTTTGACCTCGACCGAACACGAGCTCACCCGAACCCTTCGACAAGACACAGCCTCAAAATCCCGGGCTTCTAAGCGAAAGCGAGCGCTCAACACCTATTCGGCCGCCGAGCGATCCAAGCGACGTGCAAGTGCTCAGGAGGCCGTGACTCGTGAGGAAAGCAAGTCGCAGCCCGAAGTCAGACAGCACCCATCGGAGGGACCGCTGTCTGCTGCAAGTGCCGCCATCAATGCTGTTCCCGACCCTCAGATTGGACTACCAAGTCTCCGCGAGTTTCATCTCTACAAGTCACTATACCGCCGCCACCACATGATCCGCAAGAGCTGGACCAGCGGCGAGGTAAAACCCGGCCACGTCGCCTTTGCagctcatcctcgtcacGTTATTACGTGTCTTCAGTTTGACGAGGACAAGATCATCACTGGCAGCGACGATACCCTCATTCACATTTACGACACCAAGACGGGCAAGCTCCGCAAGAAGCTTGAAGGTCACGAGGGTGGTGTCTGGGCGCTGCAGTATGAGGGAAACATGCTTGTTTCGGGTTCAACTGACAGGTCTGTCCGTGTTTGGGACATTGAGCGTGGACTCTGCCAGCAGGTGTTTTATGGACACACTAGCACTGTTCGTTGCCTGCAAATCCTGATGCCCACCGAGACTGGAAGAGACTCTGGCGGACACGCTATCATGCAGCCCGAGAAGCCTCTCATCATTACTGGTTCCAGAGACAGTCAGCTCAGAGTTTGGCGGCTCCCAGAGGTTGGCTCCCGTCGCTACATTCAGACCGGCCCCCCAGCTCACGAGTCGGACTGCCCTTACTTCATTCGAGTGTTGGCTGGGCATACTCATTCCGTTCGCGCTATTTCGGCTTACGGCGATACCTTGGTCAGTGGATCCTACGACAGCACCGTCCGCGTTTGGCGTATCAGCACTGGTGAGGCGCTGCACGTTCTTCATGGCCACACTCAAAAGGTATACTCTGTGGTTCTGGACCATGAGCGTAATCGTTGCATATCCGGCTCCATGGACTCGTTGGTCAAGATTTGGGATCTTGCAACAGGCGCATGTCTGTACACACTTGAAGGGCATAGTCTCCTTGTCGGGTTGTTGGACTTGCGCGATGAGCGTTTGGTGTCAGCAGCGGCTGATTCCACTCTTCGTATCTGGGATCCAGAGAATGGAAAGTGCCGTAATACGCTTATGGCGCATACCGGGGCCATTACCTGTTTCCAGCACGATGGTCGCAAGGTCATAAGTGGCAGTGaaaagacagtcaagatgtGGGATGTACGAACCGGCGAATGCGTGCAGGACTTGCTGAGTGATCTCAGCGGTGTGTGGCAAGTCAAGTTTGACGAACGACGTTGCGTAGCTGCCGTCCAGCGAGACCAGCTCACATATGTCGAG ATTCTTGACTTTGGAGCTGTCCGAGATGGCAAGCCCCCAGAGGAACTGGGCAAACGTATTCTTCTCAATGAACCCGAGGTCCGGGCCATGATTGAGGAAGAAGCCTAA
- a CDS encoding hypothetical protein (TransMembrane:1 (i88-107o)): protein MSRFSRYDTDEERLPEGMQRVGYDADSQVYTFRDADGSYWESAPGNQYGHLTKVGEARPEGQESESFLVTNPQYQQPKMSWFTEMKPFLNFLMLIILSLLLLFWFLGHKSSPEQRIPIPDCPEGTIAYGVKQDDTCYDIAKKAGVSVEDILKKNKDLDCDALMIGDRICVPGKKSID, encoded by the coding sequence ATGTCTCGATTCTCTCGCTATGATACCGATGAGGAGCGCCTCCCAGAGGGAATGCAGAGAGTAGGCTACGATGCTGACAGCCAGGTCTATACGTTCCGCGACGCCGACGGAAGTTACTGGGAGAGCGCACCCGGCAACCAATACGGTCATCTCACCAAGGTTGGCGAAGCGCGTCCCGAAGGCCAAGAATCCGAGTCTTTCCTCGTGACGAACCCGCAGTATCAACAACCCAAGATGTCTTGGTTCACCGAGATGAAGCCCTTCCTCAACTTCCTAATGCTCATCATCCTGTcgctgcttcttctcttttggTTTCTCGGCCACAAGTCTTCTCCCGAACAGCGCATCCCCATTCCGGACTGTCCAGAGGGTACAATCGCGTATGGAGTTAAGCAAGACGATACGTGCTATGACATTGCCAAGAAGGCGGGCGTGAGCGTGGAAGATATcttgaagaagaacaaggatctTGATTGCGATGCGCTCATGATTGGTGATCGTATTTGTGTGCCTGGCAAGAAGAGCATTGATTGA
- a CDS encoding hypothetical protein (BUSCO:3067at5125) produces MDKGKLAQLLEGSQVPNTEQVKAVTAELQKNFYTKPESLLALVEISLTHGDAGVRQLASVQALRLIPKFWEKTAQDQRQLARNHLLEGVLKESSAGVRHSLARLIAGIVSSDMESGEGEDFLKHILPLSNNDNVIAREVGSFLLYAILEEDPTHFSDNTHDLLKLFQSRIEDPQSKEVRINIVRAIGAILMIIEPEEDEVALKAMQGFVPSLVNILKATVEAEDEESYKIVFEVFHSFIAYDSSLLALHLRDLLSFMIELGGNVNAEEDARSQALAFLIQCVRYRRMKIQGMKDMAAELMVKAMHIVTELDPEDDEEDLSPARTAISLIDTLSNELPPRQAIVPLLEQFPHFAGNNDPKYRMAAMLALGNAAEGAPDFISTQLQPLLPAIISLLEDADTRVRHASLVGLIHLAEEMADEMSSHHEQIISSVLKNLEAASQGPSDKSNVSIIRCACGALDTFGDGIDTKIMAQYGPNLIGPMVRLLDHEDFGVKAAAASAIGAIASSMEKSFEPYFKDVMTSLGKFVSIKEGEESLDLRSSTCDSLGRIAMAVGSEAFQPYVMDLMSASEEALSLDNPRLKETSFILWSNLSKVYHEQFDHFLPGVFKGLFSSLELEEEEIELPGVDASQLGDGAIVVGGKRVKVKAPENEDDATIANGGDDDWDDIEDIDDLDDLGAVTAVALEQEIALDVLGDVISNSCNSANLETYVEQTIEKVSPFTEHTYEGCRKTAVSTLWRTYARVFQVWEESSGIKWEAGLPAKHTPPNSLISMGQALEKATMTIWSDDSERTVITDINRNIAATLKACGPAVLTCKDGFLQELVSVVGLIITRSHPCQQDLGDEEEEPEVDAGSSEYDWLVIDTALDVVVGLAAALGNSFGELWKIFEKPILRLASSSEDLHRSTAVGTIAEITKYTGEAITPFTESLGQALVRRLTDPDPLAKSNAAYAIGLVVLNSSDTSKTFPMYPHLWEKLEPLLTVNEMRMTDNVAGAVSRMMTKNPNNEFVAQALPAVVNILPLQEDYEENAPIYENIYNLYQHSNPTVEQLTPQLVGIFEKVLSPPEEQLEPETRQILQQTVQMLYKAKPDLLANNPGILKLANIQ; encoded by the exons ATGGATAAGGGGAAGCTTGCTCAGCTCCTTGAAGGGAGCCAGGTCC CCAACACAGAGCAGGTCAAGGCCGTCACAGCCGAGCTCCAAAAGAACTTCTACACAAAGCCCGAGTCGCTTCTCGCCCTCGTCGAGATCTCCCTCACACATGGAGATGCCGGTGTTCGACAGCTCGCCTCGGTCCAGGCTCTCCGTCTGATCCCCAAGTTCTGGGAGAAGACCGCCCAGGACCAGCGACAGCTTGCCCGCAACCACCTTTTGGAGGGTGTACTCAAGGAGTCCTCCGCTGGTGTCCGCCACTCTCTCGCCCGTCTCATCGCCGGCATTGTTAGCTCTGATATGGAGAGCGGCGAGGGTGAGGACTTCCTCAAGCACATCCTCCCCCTCAGCAACAACGATAATGTTATTGCCCGTGAGGTTGGCTCATTCCTCCTCTACGCCATCCTCGAGGAGGACCCCACACACTTCTCCGACAACACACAcgatcttctcaagctctTCCAGTCCCGTATCGAGGATCCTCAGAGCAAGGAGGTTCGCATCAACATCGTCCGCGCTATTGGTGCTATCCTCATGATCATTGAGCccgaggaggacgaggttGCTCTCAAGGCCATGCAGGGTTTCGTTCCCAGTCTGGTCAACATCCTCAAGGCTACCGTTGAGGCTGAGGACGAGGAGAGCTACAAGATCGTCTTCGAGGTCTTCCACTCTTTCATCGCCTACGACTCTTCCCTCCTTGCTCTGCACCTCCGAGATCTTCTCTCCTTCATGATTGAGCTCGGTGGCAACGTCAACGCTGAGGAGGATGCCCGATCTCAGGCTCTTGCTTTCCTTATCCAGTGCGTCCGATACCGACGCATGAAGATCCAGGGTATGAAGGACATGGCTGCTGAGCTCATGGTCAAGGCCATGCACATCGTCACCGAGCTTGACCCcgaggacgacgaggaggacCTTTCTCCTGCCCGCACTGCCATCAGCCTTATCGACACTCTGTCCAACGAGCTTCCTCCCCGACAGGCTATTGTTCCTCTCCTGGAGCAGTTCCCCCACTTCGCTGGCAACAACGACCCCAAGTACCGTATGGCTGCCATGCTCGCTCTCGGTAACGCTGCTGAGGGTGCTCCCGACTTCATCTCTACTCAGCTCCAGCCTCTTCTCCCTGCCATCATCTCTCTTCTCGAGGATGCCGACACCCGAGTCCGTCACGCCTCTCTTGTTGGTCTGATCCACCTTGCCGAGGAGATGGCCGACGAGATGTCCTCTCACCACGAGCAGATCATCTCTTCTGtcctcaagaacctcgaggCTGCTTCTCAAGGTCCCTCAGACAAGAGCAACGTCAGCATCATCCGCTGCGCTTGTGGTGCTCTTGACACCTTCGGTGATGGCATCGACACCAAGATCATGGCTCAGTACGGTCCCAACCTGATCGGCCCCATGGTCCGTCTTCTCGACCACGAAGACTTTGGCGTCAAGGCTGCTGCCGCCTCCGCCATTGGTGCTATTGCTTCTTCCATGGAGAAGTCTTTCGAGCCTTACTTCAAGGACGTCATGACCTCTCTTGGCAAGTTCGTCTCCATCAAGGAGGGTGAGGAGTCTCTTGACCTCCGAAGCTCCACCTGTGACAGCTTGGGCCGCATCGCTATGGCCGTCGGCTCTGAGGCTTTCCAGCCTTACGTCATGGACCTCATGTCCGCCAGCGAGGAGGCTCTCAGCCTCGACAACCCCCGCCTCAAGGAGACCAGCTTCATCTTGTGGTCTAACCTGTCCAAGGTCTACCACGAGCAGTTCGACCACTTCCTTCCTGGTGTCTTCAAGggtctcttctcttctctcgagcttgaggaggaggagattgAGCTCCCTGGTGTTGATGCCAGCCAACTCGGCGACGGTGCTATCGTTGTCGGTGGCAAGCGTGTCAAGGTCAAAGCTCCCGAGAATGAGGACGACGCCACCATCGCCAACGGTGGTGACGATGACTGGGATGACATTGAGGACATTGATGACCTCGATGACCTTGGTGCTGTGACCGCTGTCGCTCTGGAGCAGGAGATTgctcttgatgttcttggcGATGTTATCTCCAACTCCTGCAACAGCGCCAACCTCGAGACATACGTCGAGCAGACCATCGAGAAGGTTTCGCCTTTCACCGAGCACACATACGAGGGATGCCGAAAGACCGCCGTCTCTACCCTCTGGCGCACATATGCCCGTGTCTTCCAGGTCTGGGAGGAGAGTTCTGGTATCAAGTGGGAGGCTGGTCTCCCTGCCAAGCACACTCCTCCTAACTCCCTCATCTCCATGGGCCAGGCTCTTGAGAAGGCCACCATGACCATCTGGTCTGACGACAGCGAACG CACCGTCATCACCGACATCAACCGCAACATTGCCGCCACCCTCAAGGCTTGCGGTCCCGCCGTTCTCACTTGCAAGGACGGTTTCCTTCAGGAGTTGGTTTCGGTCGTTGGTCTTATCATTACCCGATCGCACCCTTGCCAGCAGGATCTTggtgacgaggaggaggagcccGAGGTTGATGCCGGCTCTTCCGAGTACGACTGGCTTGTCATTGACACCGCCCTTGATGTTGTCGTCGGCCTTGCTGCCGCTCTTGGCAACAGTTTCGGTGAGCTCTGGAAGATCTTCGAGAAGCCCATCCTCCGACTTGCCAGCTCTAGCGAGGACCTCCACCGATCCACCGCTGTCGGCACCATTGCTGAGATCACCAAGTACACTGGCGAGGCCATCACTCCCTTCACTGAGTCTCTCGGCCAGGCTCTTGTCCGCCGCCTGACAGACCCCGACCCTTTGGCTAAGTCTAACGCTGCTTACGCCATTGGCCTCGTTGTCCTCAACTCATCCGACACCAGCAAGACCTTCCCCATGTACCCTCACCTCTGGGAGAAGCTCGAGCCTCTCCTGACTGTCAACGAGATGCGCATGACTGACAATGTTGCTGGCGCCGTCTCTCGCATGATGACCAAGAACCCTAACAACGAGTTCGTTGCCCAGGCTCTCCCCGCCGTCGTCAACATCCTTCCCCTCCAGGAGGATTACGAGGAGAACGCCCCCATCTACGAGAACATCTACAATCTCTACCAACACTCCAACCCCACCGTCGAGCAGCTCACCCCCCAGCTCGTCGGCATCTTCGAGAAGGTCCTCAGCCCCCCTGAGGAGCAACTCGAGCCCGAGACCAGGCAGATCCTCCAGCAAACTGTCCAGATGCTCTACAAGGCTAAGCCCGACCTCCTGGCCAACAACCCTGGCATTCTCAAGCTTGCCAACATCCAGTAA